In Argiope bruennichi chromosome X1, qqArgBrue1.1, whole genome shotgun sequence, the genomic stretch ATAggaaaagctaaaaataataataaaaatattaaaattagaatgcaTTATATGGTTCTTGAAATGTGTACATGTTTCcgagaaagcaaaataaattatttattctaaaatatatgtgaattagaacaaaaataaataaaatattatagaaaatatttctaaatgctaAAATTCTGAGCATCTCTTACCAGAAGACCCTAAGGCTAGTGCATACAAAGCAGATCCACTTTGATTTATAAGAAAGGGGAAAATGTACTAAAGAGGGAAAAATGAAATGTGAGTTATTATGCATATTACACATATGGATAATAAGCACTTTCTGACATTTGACAGGAATATCAAGATAATGAAATGACTGTAACAAActacataaatatcaaaaaacattCAGCATTGCATCATATGTAAATACCAAAAGCAAATATAATGCAGAAaggtatatttataatataaattgaaccttgccaaatttagtaattttcaaaaagaaaaaagcactgattttcatttaatatcataaGAAGAGTATGTTTTTATATCGGGAACaaaatagtataatatattttgtgcaataaactatataataaattaacGATAATATGAAGAACTGGAATGCtagaattcaataatttgtaCTGTGTTAGAATTCTGCCCCTAGCTTTTCATGTGGTAGATTCAACACTAAATAAGCATGAAAGTTAATAGAACTAAATTAGTTAAGAAgcttttgaaaaatcattattctgAGCAATAATAAATcactataaaaattcaaaaggctCACaagaaattattccaatttcagtaaatattaatgCTAATAGATCAAAATCTATAATAAGATAGTCTAATAGATAATCTAATCTAATAGATCAAATAGATAGATCTAATCTAATAGATCTAATAGATAGATCTGATCTAATAGATCTAATAGATAGATCTAATCTAATAGATCTAATAGATATATAATCTAATAGATCAAAatctattaacataaaataaaagttaaatataaaatccaatttaatatataaaggttaaataaaaaaaaatttaacatcttttttaaataataattctctcaAATACAGctcctataattttaatattctttttcctgAGAATCCAGTTTCAAAGATATGCtaataaaacatgaattagattattcatatttaaataaatatctagatgttttaatttgcattataatacaaacaaaaattgatCAACATCTTTAATgagagttatttttaatattactatcaATACGTtagacataaaaagaaatttgtagacttcattattaaacttttataaaattaatattctttagctatactcaaaaagaaatataaccTCTCTAACTTCTATAAAGGATAAgaatcttttctctttttttttttttttttctaatttatttagattttgattgtaataattttcatgaatgttTAACCTATCTTGCATTACTAGATAgtccttttcaataaaaaaaatcataatgaaaattaattaccgATACTTATCTCTCAAATTTTGTTGCTCTTTCTCAAAACACTCCCCATTTCATGCACTGCATTTATCCCTCCTTTCTCCCATTTTAAAAAGCAGAGGTCCCCCCCCCTTTCTCTATAGACCTCTGTAACTTTTACTACTGCttctgttatattaaaaaaaatactcttacttcagaagtttttctttaaattcgtaaaaagaaaaaaatcgcatAGCTCTACATCAGGGCTATAAGGCCAAGGGGGACAGAAGTAATGTTGATATTTGAAAGATAATCCTGAATAGTCTCGGAAGCCAATGCACACAAACACATGTCATATGCTGAGAGCAACAAAGCATGAGTTGAGAGCGTGTAAGTAATACACAATGAAGTGTTCAGCTTTCCTAAGTTTCTTAATGTGATTCAATCATCTTCCCTCATTGTCACAACAGCCATGTTAATGTTCACATCAACTAAAGCAGTTCTTGGAGAACTGGCTCTAccttcttttaaaatcaattatctttcttctttcaaattctaACTGTATTATAGAGAAAGACAGACTCCCTATAAGCCACCTGTAGCACCACATAGATTTCATTTGATGCTTTTTAAggtaaaaagcaaaatttcaacgTGTTTGTTGAGTGTCATACCCATTTTTAGCATAGCGGAAAGTGAGACATGGCCTAAATAGCTAGCTGCCATTGCCACAGCAGTGACGTGGTaatgaatttcattaagaaaatgctattttgtttattaaatacaaataaaaacactGAATGAACTTAATTAGATCCATTGTGAATTAAGTAATATTCCTTGACAAACAGCATATGAGATaacaattcaagattttttttttaattgtctaacaTCATGCatataaactgaataaataagatattcataATTAGCACTCAAGATATGTAATAAAGTTAAgatttttcaatagttttaacACATTCACTGCCACGACTGCCTGTGATTCAGACAACTATCTAATAAGATGTTTACTTATTACTGCTCTTTTAATTGTAagtagagaagaaaatatctaattagatagtatgtATGAATTGCAGGCAATTCACATGCTGATAACGTGTTAAAACaagaagatataaattaaacatagGCTTGTTCTACTCGTATCAAATTCTACATTGACTGCAAATTTTTACTGTCATGCAAATGAGAGTGACATAGCAGTCAACGtgttaaaacttaattatcattttcaaaattatgcccAAACATACAAGTATtatcttaaaaacaaattattacttgAATATGGAATAGCAGCATAAAATTTGTTAGTAATAAAGTTTAGATTattcatcttttcattttattgttcttttatgTTAGTCCTTTGAAAGATACATATGTAGTGCTTTGCTGTATATGCATTGTTACTTAAGAAAATGTcaagaaaaaatatcaagaaactgttaaaaaaactgacagcaaaaaacatttacattaacCCACAATAATtagatggaaatataaatattgttcaaatgtCAATCATTGAAtaacaaatctttgaaaaatgtttattgtgaatgtaatcaaaaatacaaaaattacctTCCAGTTGGTTGCCAGGAATTGCAATTCAGCTAACCACTGAATAATAGGATTGCTATAACTGATATTTTCAATACCAGCACTTCCGTGACGAATTAAGGGAGTAGAAAACCCCCATAAAGCAGCTACTATAACCAACCATATTACAGAcccttaaaaaattaatcaaaggtAAAGAAATTTATAGATGCTTATATAGCaattgaaaaagtaatataataaatcaagaaaGTAAAGATAATACAATTCTTCTCGgcacagagtttttttttttttttaataaaaataaaacatttttaatcattaaggtttaagatcttttttttccattttttaaaaagacaccTTATActttaatagaaaaattgtaCTGTCATTTTCTAAATTCTACCAGATTATGAGACTTTAAAATGCAatccatcaatttttaaattttattattataataaaatatagtttttaaaatcagaaaatgcagtaaaaattaGCATACTACCTtataaaaatttgagttaaaaaatattaattcaactaTTAATGCTTGACATTACAATAAgccttcaataaaatttcaagaaaatgggaAAGAGTAA encodes the following:
- the LOC129958061 gene encoding transmembrane protein 234-like, coding for MLGSVIWLVIVAALWGFSTPLIRHGSAGIENISYSNPIIQWLAELQFLATNWKYIFPFLINQSGSALYALALGSSDLSLAVPLTNSLTFIFVSISGRLLGEQEGKSVSYIGMTLVAAGVTLCVLESTFK